A stretch of the Vanacampus margaritifer isolate UIUO_Vmar chromosome 6, RoL_Vmar_1.0, whole genome shotgun sequence genome encodes the following:
- the mapda gene encoding N6-Methyl-AMP deaminase, with the protein MDKNDDVFYRELPKVELHAHLNGSVSFQTMEKLIKRKPHLNIDHHMTAIDKGQRRTLNECFQVFKVIHQLVDSEEDILMVATDVIKEFAADGVKYLELRSTPREEKKTGLTKKSYVDTVIKAIQQCQEEEVDIDVRFLVAIDRRNGTEVAMETVKLAEEFMLSADGLVVGLDLSGDPTVGHGKDLLPALQRAKNSGLKLALHLSEVPSQLEESELLLDLPPDRIGHGTFLHPDVGGSQSLVDKVVKNNIPLELCLTSNVKGQTVPCYSKHHFKYWYQLGHPSVVCTDDKGVFSTDLSQEYRLAASTFGLSREAVWSLSRQAIDCIFAADAIKRQLKHKWSQLQPHVLK; encoded by the exons atGGACAAGAACGACGATGTCTTTTATCGGGAGCTCCCAAAAGTG GAGCTGCACGCTCACCTCAACGGCTCGGTGAGTTTCCAGACGATGGAGAAGCTCATTAAGCGAAAGCCACATCTTAACATTGACCACCACATGACGGCCATTGACAAGGGCCAGCGGAGAACCTTGAATGA GTGCTTTCAGGTGTTCAAGGTCATTCATCAGTTGGTGGACTCTGAGGAGGACATCTTGATG GTGGCCACAGATGTAATCAAGGAATTTGCTGCTGACGGTGTCAAATATTTAGAGCTTAGGAGTACGCCAAGAGAGGAGAAGAAAACAG GATTGACCAAAAAGAGCTACGTAGACACCGTCATAAAAGCCATCCAGCAGTGtcaagaggaggaggtggacaTTGATGTCAG GTTCCTAGTAGCCATCGATCGCAGGAATGGGACGGaggttgccatggaaacggTGAAGCTGGCCGAGGAGTTCATGCTGTCGGCCGACGGGCTGGTGGTTGGACTTGATCTCAGTGGGGACCCAACG GTGGGTCATGGCAAAGACCTGCTTCCTGCCTTACAGCGAGCCAAGAACAGCGGACTCAAGTTAGCACTGCACCTCTCCGAA GTGCCGTCTCAGCTGGAGGAATCGGAGCTTCTGCTCGATCTGCCGCCCGACCGGATCGGTCACGGCACCTTCCTGCATCCTGACGTAGGCGGATCGCAGAGTCTCGTTGACAAAGTGGTGAAGAATAACATCCCTTTGG AGCTTTGCTTGACATCAAACGTCAAAGGACAAACCGTCCCATGTTACTCCAAGCATCACTTCAAGTACTGGTACCAGCTGGGCCACCCAAGCGTCGTTTGT ACTGACGACAAGGGCGTGTTCAGTACGGACTTGTCTCAGGAATATCGGCTGGCGGCGTCCACATTCGGTCTGAGCCGCGAGGCCGTGTGGTCGCTCTCCCGGCAGGCCATCGACTGCATCTTCGCGGCGGACGCCATCAAGCGTCAGCTCAAGCACAAGTGGTCTCAATTACAGCCTCACGTGCTCAAATGA